From Oncorhynchus tshawytscha isolate Ot180627B linkage group LG27, Otsh_v2.0, whole genome shotgun sequence, a single genomic window includes:
- the LOC121841096 gene encoding gamma-crystallin M1-like produces the protein MSSYLSRCHSCRVQSGCFMVYDRNNYMGNQYFMRRGEYSDFQSMMGMTDIRSCRTIPMHRGSYRMRIYERDNFGGQMHEMMDDCDSIMDRYRMSDCQSCNVMDGHWLMYEQPHFRGRMMYMRPGEYRNFRDMGMSGMRFMSMRRITDMC, from the exons ATGTCCTCCTACCTGAGCAGGTGCCACTCCTGTAGGGTTCAGAGCGGCTGCTTCATGGTCTACGACCGCAACAACTACATGGGAAACCAGTACTTCATGAGGAGGGGAGAGTACTCTGACTTCCAGAGTATGATGGGAATGACTGATATCAGGTCCTGCCGCACAATCCCCATG CACAGAGGATCCTACAGAATGAGGATCTACGAGAGAGATAACTTCGGAGGTCAGATGCACGAGATGATGGACGACTGTGACTCCATCATGGACCGTTATCGCATGTCCGACTGCCAGTCCTGCAACGTGATGGATGGCCACTGGCTGATGTACGAGCAGCCCCACTTCAGAGGCAGGATGATGTACATGAGGCCTGGAGAGTACAGGAACTTCAGGGATATGGGCATGAGTGGCATGAGGTTCATGAGCATGAGGCGTATCACTGATATGTGCTAG